In Candidatus Chlorohelix allophototropha, one DNA window encodes the following:
- a CDS encoding tetratricopeptide repeat protein, whose amino-acid sequence MKKWDEVGAILERESAGSLSNQSGIYLHFVKEDYLRVQRYLEQRLKFAEAIYGTEHIKVAACLNNLGMLRYGMSDFVAARQLLERAHRIVEKHFGENHPQVAMSLNTLGRTLHDMGELEAAQQPHKKQWHIV is encoded by the coding sequence GTGAAAAAATGGGATGAGGTGGGCGCGATACTGGAAAGAGAGTCGGCGGGTAGTCTGAGCAATCAAAGTGGAATTTATCTTCATTTTGTCAAAGAAGATTACCTGCGGGTGCAGCGGTATCTTGAGCAAAGACTGAAGTTTGCCGAGGCGATATATGGAACTGAACACATAAAGGTTGCCGCTTGTCTAAACAATTTGGGGATGTTGCGCTACGGAATGAGCGATTTTGTAGCAGCCCGGCAGTTATTAGAACGTGCCCACCGCATAGTGGAAAAGCATTTTGGCGAGAACCATCCCCAAGTTGCTATGAGCCTCAATACGCTGGGGCGGACGCTTCACGATATGGGCGAATTGGAAGCAGCACAGCAACCGCACAAGAAGCAATGGCACATCGTTTGA
- a CDS encoding PAS domain S-box protein, giving the protein MQHFEQTTISSANNKKYEDHNATENISSLILQEVLESTTNPCFSLDRNYCYTSFNKSHAQLMQRLYEVEIQLGQNQLDCITSEADREVAKYNLDRAFSGTAGKVETSFGIDENHRHYLKVIHNPIRDSSGAIIGVVVLALDLNDQKQIENNHREGEERLHMALEAAKQGLYNLDLVTGQGVINREYLSMLGYEPSSLIESLDSWVKLLHPDDLQHSLKVLNDCIVGKLTEYRMEYRMRTKEGNWKWILSLGKVLERDADGKATRLIGTHTDITPQKAAETRILKLSNMYAALSQTNQAIIRIQERETLFKEVCRIAVEFGGLRMAWIGMPEPDGEYIVPVAKFGESLAYLDSIRIAVNSNVPEGRGPAGVVFHSNRHYICNDFFNDPITLPWRTSAATFGFRSVAAFPLVLSDKVIGILTLYSGEVGHFDDEIVQLLDEMVLDICFALTHFKNDEARARTEEALYKSEKLFRFLTENAADMIFRDKLDGSIEYISPVCRTLLGYEPEEMLGRLSTDFFHPEDKEAIYKNLRTKTYSTAVIPLSHRMRRKNGEYIWVETNIQQIVDPISGKPSYFVGASRDITERVKAEQALRESEERFRLVAASSSDMIWTMDMEGNFTYVSPAIVQLSDYTPEEVLKLNVKDTMTPQSAAIIQQGMIETIKSVKNGTYKRQGKLFILEQYRKDGSMVWTEVSANLLLDATGNIRGFLGITRDITERLKTDAALRESEERFRLVAENSNDVIWTMDMEGKFTYVSPSVFQLRGYTPEEVMQQTADESLTPESAAIMRQRLTEVIKAIQTGTYKRRKNLYQLEQPCKDGSTVWTEVSACVMVDDTGNIKGFLGVSRDITERLKAEKALRESEEKYRQIFELDNEAIFLVEQATGLILDANDSATKIYGYTKEEFKALRNTDISAEPEKTQELTSNRTFDSMLVPLRYHRRKDGSIFPIEMALRIFDLKGKSVFVVAARDISERLKAEEALRNSEEKFSKIFNASPAAIIITSAEGQIVDINPSALKLSGYTREESIEHNVMELGTWPEPEHRAYIGNMLLKQGYLHQVDTTYRIKNGDIRRVLAYYEIIELAGVKRILSMINDVTEIKHAEEALRNSEEKFSKVFKSSPLPIIISGLEDARILDANQQALDFFGYAREEFIGHTAAELQMWVKPELRDMAVEQIKKQGYIHNFDNEYRLKSGEIRSVIASFEIIELDGKPQVLSVLSDITERKRAQDELTKNREQLFQAQKMETVGKLAGGVAHDFNNLLTVIQGYIDIWQFSLDEDDPHREELEEINKATQRATALTRQLLTLSRRQVVQTKEIDLNELIRNLEKMLRRVIGEDVELVCELEKSLGKVKVDPGQIEQVILNLSVNARDAMPKGGRLKLKTYNFEVNNDYADKHITIKTGSYIVLETSDTGKGMDKETLSHIFEPFFTTKETGKGTGLGLSIVYGIVQQNEGHVWVYSEPMLGTTFKIFLPSLKEAGNVPTEATAESSAKVTGTETILLVEDDEAIRKLAVRLLRNNGYKVLEAGDGIAALKLAQEYDAKIHLLISDVVMPRMGGPELAEEIKSLISGLKVLFMSGYTGDFDIDGTLLPESTYIHKPFTTEEFSRKIREVLDAPLPETE; this is encoded by the coding sequence AATAATAAGAAATACGAAGACCATAACGCCACTGAGAATATTTCTTCACTAATTTTGCAAGAAGTTTTAGAAAGCACCACCAACCCCTGCTTCTCTTTAGATAGAAATTACTGCTATACCAGTTTCAATAAAAGTCACGCCCAACTTATGCAAAGGTTGTATGAGGTTGAAATCCAGTTGGGACAAAACCAGTTGGATTGTATAACCAGCGAAGCAGATCGCGAGGTTGCCAAATATAATCTCGACCGCGCTTTTAGCGGTACGGCAGGAAAGGTGGAGACTTCTTTCGGCATAGATGAAAATCATCGCCATTATTTAAAGGTTATCCATAATCCCATCAGAGATTCTAGCGGGGCAATCATCGGCGTAGTGGTATTAGCGCTGGATTTGAACGACCAAAAACAGATTGAGAATAACCATAGGGAAGGTGAAGAACGCCTGCACATGGCGTTGGAGGCGGCAAAACAAGGGCTTTATAATCTGGATTTAGTAACAGGTCAAGGCGTTATCAATCGCGAATATCTCAGCATGCTTGGCTACGAACCTTCCTCGCTGATTGAAAGCCTAGACTCGTGGGTTAAGCTTTTGCATCCCGATGACCTACAGCATAGCCTAAAGGTGCTGAACGACTGTATTGTCGGTAAACTCACCGAGTACAGGATGGAATACCGCATGCGCACCAAAGAGGGCAACTGGAAGTGGATTCTTTCGCTCGGCAAAGTGCTAGAGCGAGATGCGGATGGAAAAGCCACGCGCCTGATCGGTACGCACACCGATATTACGCCGCAAAAAGCGGCTGAAACGCGTATCCTCAAATTGAGCAATATGTATGCTGCCCTCAGCCAGACCAATCAGGCGATAATTCGGATTCAAGAGCGTGAAACATTGTTCAAGGAAGTTTGCCGCATTGCCGTAGAATTTGGCGGCTTGAGAATGGCGTGGATCGGGATGCCTGAACCCGATGGGGAATATATAGTTCCGGTGGCAAAGTTTGGCGAAAGTCTGGCTTACCTTGACTCTATTAGGATTGCGGTTAACTCGAACGTACCGGAAGGGCGTGGGCCAGCCGGGGTTGTTTTTCATTCAAACCGCCATTACATTTGTAATGATTTTTTTAACGACCCTATAACCTTACCGTGGCGCACAAGCGCAGCGACATTTGGGTTCCGGTCTGTAGCTGCCTTCCCGCTGGTATTATCCGACAAGGTAATTGGAATATTAACCCTTTATTCCGGCGAAGTGGGGCACTTCGATGATGAAATAGTCCAATTGCTGGATGAGATGGTATTGGACATTTGCTTTGCCTTGACTCATTTTAAAAATGATGAAGCACGCGCTCGTACCGAAGAAGCTTTGTACAAGAGCGAAAAGCTTTTCCGATTCCTGACTGAAAACGCCGCCGACATGATTTTCCGCGATAAGCTTGACGGTTCAATTGAATATATCTCCCCGGTTTGCCGCACCTTATTGGGTTACGAACCGGAAGAAATGTTAGGGCGACTATCAACTGACTTTTTCCATCCTGAAGATAAAGAAGCCATATATAAAAACCTCCGCACCAAAACTTACAGTACCGCGGTAATCCCTCTTAGTCACCGGATGCGGCGTAAAAACGGCGAATATATCTGGGTAGAAACCAATATTCAGCAGATAGTTGACCCTATTTCCGGCAAACCCTCGTATTTTGTTGGGGCATCCCGCGATATTACCGAGCGAGTAAAAGCGGAACAGGCATTGCGCGAGAGCGAGGAACGCTTCCGCCTTGTCGCCGCAAGTTCCAGCGATATGATTTGGACGATGGATATGGAGGGCAATTTCACCTATGTCAGCCCTGCCATAGTGCAACTTAGCGATTATACGCCTGAAGAAGTTTTAAAACTAAATGTAAAAGACACCATGACCCCCCAATCTGCCGCAATTATCCAACAGGGTATGATAGAAACTATCAAGTCTGTAAAAAATGGGACTTACAAGAGGCAGGGGAAATTATTCATATTGGAGCAATACCGCAAGGATGGCAGTATGGTATGGACGGAGGTTTCTGCCAACCTACTGCTTGATGCGACCGGGAATATCAGAGGCTTTCTGGGTATCACCCGCGACATAACCGAGCGGTTAAAAACCGATGCTGCCTTGCGAGAGAGCGAGGAACGCTTCCGCCTTGTCGCCGAAAATTCCAACGATGTGATTTGGACGATGGATATGGAGGGCAAATTTACCTATGTCAGCCCTTCCGTATTTCAACTCAGAGGCTATACCCCCGAAGAGGTTATGCAACAAACGGCAGACGAATCGTTGACTCCCGAATCTGCCGCAATTATGCGCCAGCGGTTGACTGAAGTAATTAAAGCTATTCAGACAGGTACTTACAAGAGGCGCAAGAACTTGTATCAGTTGGAGCAGCCCTGCAAAGATGGCAGCACCGTCTGGACAGAGGTTTCTGCCTGCGTGATGGTTGATGATACAGGGAATATCAAGGGCTTTCTGGGTGTTTCGCGAGACATTACCGAGCGGTTAAAAGCTGAAAAAGCCTTGCGCGAGAGCGAGGAAAAATATCGGCAAATTTTCGAACTGGACAATGAAGCTATATTCCTAGTTGAGCAAGCTACCGGCTTAATTCTGGATGCCAATGATTCTGCCACCAAAATTTATGGTTATACCAAAGAAGAATTTAAGGCTTTACGCAATACTGATATTTCGGCGGAACCGGAAAAAACACAGGAACTGACTTCTAACAGAACTTTTGACAGTATGCTAGTGCCGCTGCGCTATCACCGCCGCAAGGATGGCTCAATTTTCCCCATCGAAATGGCGCTGCGCATCTTTGATTTAAAAGGTAAGTCGGTATTCGTGGTGGCTGCTCGCGACATCAGCGAGCGGTTAAAAGCCGAAGAGGCATTGCGTAACTCGGAAGAAAAATTCTCCAAAATCTTTAACGCCAGCCCGGCAGCGATTATAATTACCAGCGCTGAAGGGCAGATTGTCGATATTAACCCTAGCGCACTCAAACTTTCAGGCTACACTCGCGAGGAAAGTATCGAGCATAACGTCATGGAGCTTGGCACATGGCCTGAGCCTGAGCATAGAGCATACATCGGTAATATGCTGCTTAAGCAGGGTTATCTTCATCAGGTTGACACTACCTACCGTATAAAAAACGGGGATATTCGCCGTGTGCTGGCTTATTACGAAATCATAGAACTCGCCGGAGTTAAACGAATTCTGTCGATGATTAATGATGTGACCGAAATCAAACATGCCGAAGAAGCCCTGCGCAACTCGGAAGAAAAATTCTCCAAAGTCTTTAAATCCAGTCCCTTGCCCATTATAATCTCAGGGTTGGAAGATGCCCGTATTCTGGATGCCAATCAGCAAGCGCTTGATTTCTTTGGCTACGCTAGAGAAGAATTTATCGGACATACCGCCGCTGAGCTACAAATGTGGGTAAAACCTGAACTCAGGGATATGGCGGTTGAGCAGATAAAAAAACAAGGCTATATTCATAATTTTGACAACGAGTACCGCCTTAAAAGCGGTGAAATCCGCAGTGTAATAGCTTCCTTCGAAATAATTGAACTCGATGGCAAGCCTCAAGTTTTGTCGGTATTGAGCGACATTACCGAACGCAAGCGGGCGCAAGATGAATTGACGAAGAATAGGGAACAACTTTTCCAGGCTCAAAAAATGGAAACGGTAGGCAAGTTGGCAGGCGGAGTGGCGCACGATTTTAACAATCTGCTAACCGTTATACAGGGCTACATTGATATATGGCAGTTCAGTTTAGACGAGGATGACCCGCATCGGGAAGAGCTAGAGGAGATCAATAAAGCCACGCAGAGAGCTACTGCGCTGACTCGCCAATTGCTGACATTGAGCCGCCGCCAAGTAGTGCAAACCAAAGAGATAGATTTAAATGAGCTAATAAGAAATTTGGAAAAGATGTTGCGGCGCGTGATCGGCGAAGATGTAGAATTGGTATGTGAACTAGAAAAAAGCCTCGGTAAAGTAAAAGTAGACCCCGGTCAGATAGAGCAAGTTATTTTAAACTTGTCGGTTAATGCCAGAGATGCGATGCCCAAAGGAGGCAGGTTAAAGCTCAAAACATATAATTTTGAGGTCAATAATGATTATGCCGACAAGCATATAACAATAAAGACCGGCTCTTATATTGTGCTGGAAACAAGCGATACAGGCAAAGGCATGGATAAGGAAACCTTGAGCCATATCTTTGAACCATTCTTTACTACCAAAGAAACGGGGAAAGGAACTGGGTTAGGGCTTTCCATTGTTTACGGGATTGTGCAGCAGAACGAGGGGCATGTGTGGGTGTATAGTGAACCCATGCTAGGCACAACTTTCAAGATTTTTTTACCTAGCCTGAAAGAGGCAGGAAATGTTCCCACCGAAGCGACTGCGGAATCCAGCGCAAAGGTGACCGGCACGGAAACTATTCTGTTGGTGGAAGATGATGAAGCGATTCGCAAGCTGGCGGTGCGGTTATTACGCAACAACGGCTATAAGGTGCTGGAAGCGGGAGATGGTATTGCCGCCCTGAAATTGGCACAGGAATATGATGCTAAGATTCATCTGCTGATAAGCGATGTTGTAATGCCCCGGATGGGGGGACCTGAACTAGCCGAGGAGATTAAAAGCTTAATAAGCGGCTTAAAAGTGCTTTTTATGTCGGGTTATACCGGGGATTTCGATATTGATGGAACACTATTGCCCGAATCTACCTATATTCATAAGCCCTTTACCACAGAGGAATTTTCTCGCAAGATTCGCGAAGTCCTAGACGCACCCTTACCAGAAACGGAGTAG
- a CDS encoding DUF1295 domain-containing protein, with translation MKPRYFIDAHKLATPLVILLMIALYEQWNNYTAWAYLAMHGTYCLLWVLKSRLFPDSHWERRLSLGRCLFIWLILSLYWIAPWFITAGHVEAPPWLLALCISLYILGIFLHYSSDMQKYTSLQLRPTELITEGLWSKVRNPNYTGEFLIYLSFSIMPLHWLPPLLLAGVIIFVWLPQMVRKDRSLSRFSNFKEYKAHTKRMFPFLF, from the coding sequence ATGAAACCCAGATATTTTATTGATGCCCATAAATTGGCGACTCCGCTAGTTATTTTGCTAATGATAGCGCTGTACGAACAGTGGAATAATTATACTGCGTGGGCGTATCTCGCCATGCATGGCACTTATTGTCTGCTATGGGTGCTGAAAAGCCGCCTTTTCCCCGATAGCCATTGGGAGCGTCGCCTTTCGCTAGGGCGCTGCCTTTTCATTTGGCTGATACTGTCACTCTACTGGATCGCGCCGTGGTTCATCACTGCCGGACATGTTGAAGCGCCCCCGTGGTTGCTGGCGTTATGTATCAGCCTGTACATTCTGGGAATTTTCTTGCATTACTCCAGCGATATGCAAAAATACACCAGCCTCCAATTGCGCCCTACCGAGTTGATTACCGAAGGGCTGTGGAGTAAGGTGCGTAATCCCAATTATACCGGAGAGTTTTTGATTTACCTCAGCTTTAGCATTATGCCGCTACACTGGCTGCCCCCGCTACTGCTGGCGGGCGTGATAATATTCGTGTGGTTGCCGCAGATGGTACGCAAAGACCGCTCGCTATCGCGCTTCAGCAATTTCAAAGAATACAAGGCACACACCAAACGAATGTTTCCTTTTCTTTTTTAA
- a CDS encoding cystathionine gamma-lyase, with product MYDATRVTRAGVPEAVQGEAFLQGPVFASAFHAAGDPSAVPYTYARFNNPTWNQFEQALSELEGGEAVVFPSGMAAVASIFGTLLRPGDTLVLPSDSYYTSRVIAQGYLAEMGVRVQLASTRGNAQLAHLEGAKLLWLESPSNPGLEVCDIRMLAEAAHAQGVLVAVDNTTPTMLGQKPLELGADFSVASATKALTGHSDLVLGYVAAKDSTLLSKVRAWRTQQGAIPGPMEVWMAHRSLGTLALRLERQCNNALAIAHFLSRRPEVLEVRYPGLPEDPAHSIAVRQMSYYGPVVSFTLASREQAEKFLANCKLVYEATSFGGLHTSAERRARWSGDIISEGFIRFSAGCEDIRDLLADLEQALATLS from the coding sequence ATGTACGATGCAACCAGAGTGACCCGCGCGGGTGTGCCGGAAGCGGTGCAGGGCGAAGCGTTTTTGCAAGGACCCGTTTTTGCCTCAGCTTTTCATGCGGCAGGCGACCCCTCCGCCGTACCCTATACCTACGCCCGTTTCAACAATCCCACTTGGAATCAGTTCGAGCAAGCGCTATCAGAATTGGAAGGGGGCGAGGCGGTGGTTTTCCCTTCCGGTATGGCTGCGGTAGCCTCAATTTTTGGTACGCTGCTGCGCCCCGGCGATACACTGGTGCTACCCTCCGACTCATATTACACTTCGCGGGTGATTGCGCAGGGCTATCTGGCAGAAATGGGTGTAAGGGTGCAGCTTGCCTCCACGCGCGGCAATGCTCAACTCGCCCATTTGGAGGGCGCGAAATTGCTTTGGCTCGAATCGCCTAGTAATCCGGGTCTTGAGGTGTGCGATATTCGCATGCTGGCAGAAGCGGCACATGCTCAGGGTGTGTTGGTAGCGGTGGATAATACCACGCCTACTATGTTGGGGCAAAAGCCGCTCGAATTGGGCGCGGATTTTTCGGTTGCCAGCGCCACCAAAGCTCTCACCGGACATAGCGATTTGGTTCTTGGCTATGTGGCGGCAAAGGATTCAACTTTGCTCAGCAAGGTTCGCGCTTGGCGCACCCAACAGGGCGCAATCCCCGGTCCGATGGAAGTGTGGATGGCGCATCGCTCGCTTGGTACGTTGGCGTTGCGCTTGGAGCGGCAGTGCAACAACGCGCTGGCAATTGCGCACTTTCTCTCGCGCCGCCCGGAAGTGCTGGAAGTGCGCTATCCCGGTTTGCCGGAAGACCCTGCCCATTCCATTGCCGTGCGCCAAATGAGTTATTACGGTCCGGTGGTGAGCTTTACGCTGGCGAGTCGGGAGCAAGCCGAAAAGTTTCTGGCAAATTGCAAACTGGTGTACGAAGCTACCAGTTTCGGCGGTTTGCACACCAGCGCGGAACGGCGGGCGCGTTGGAGTGGCGATATTATCTCGGAAGGCTTCATTCGCTTCAGTGCGGGCTGCGAGGACATCCGCGACTTGCTGGCAGATTTGGAGCAAGCGCTGGCGACTCTCTCTTAA